In Streptomyces sp. NBC_00306, a single genomic region encodes these proteins:
- a CDS encoding RDD family protein codes for MSAPTPATGDGSPTPGYYPDPSIPGYVRYWNGAAWVPGTSRPAPNAGEAMDPGPGQAAPEQTPAARVEETGPHFFDEEPSDQPSRPEPATAWAADTSRQTGFGGDRDNRVSWGGPQDPRTPAAHGGPAAGVPADPRLPSQAGDPTGGALPGVRSLGGDDAGESRTDNTAAIRAMRSRQGVAADAGTADPSAPQGPQAQPPVDHTVTIRALRAAAAAAGRTDEGLSVRSMTPGASAPAQPQTPQTPDVPQQQAPERAGHAPMTDGPGGGSASWAQQVHRLARETDNDPPVTPWKPPVNDPFLAAAQAQASARPASLGKRFAARLIDTVLLGAVVGAVAVPVGSQALAHINDKIDAAKQSGETVTVWLIDGTTSVHLAIILGALLVFGVLYEALPTAKWGRTLGKKVCGLSVMDIESHDPPSFGAALRRWLVYGVLGVIAVGVVNVLWCLFDRPWRQCWHDKAAHTFVTG; via the coding sequence ATGAGCGCCCCCACCCCGGCCACCGGCGACGGAAGTCCGACGCCCGGCTACTACCCGGATCCGTCCATCCCCGGATACGTCCGGTACTGGAACGGCGCTGCCTGGGTGCCCGGCACGAGCCGGCCCGCTCCGAACGCCGGTGAGGCGATGGATCCGGGGCCCGGCCAGGCAGCCCCCGAACAGACCCCGGCAGCCCGGGTCGAGGAGACCGGACCGCACTTCTTCGACGAGGAGCCGTCCGACCAGCCCTCCCGTCCGGAACCCGCGACCGCCTGGGCCGCCGACACCTCCCGGCAGACCGGCTTCGGCGGCGACCGCGACAACCGGGTCTCGTGGGGCGGTCCCCAGGACCCGCGCACCCCGGCCGCCCACGGCGGACCGGCGGCGGGCGTCCCCGCGGACCCGCGGCTTCCGTCCCAGGCCGGCGACCCGACCGGCGGCGCGCTGCCCGGCGTGCGCTCCCTCGGCGGGGACGACGCCGGTGAGTCCCGGACGGACAACACCGCCGCCATCCGTGCCATGCGCTCCCGTCAGGGAGTCGCCGCCGACGCCGGCACCGCCGACCCTTCGGCGCCGCAAGGCCCGCAGGCTCAGCCCCCGGTCGACCACACCGTGACGATCCGCGCCCTGCGGGCCGCCGCCGCGGCCGCGGGACGGACCGACGAGGGTCTCAGCGTCCGGTCCATGACCCCCGGCGCGTCCGCACCCGCTCAGCCGCAGACGCCGCAGACGCCGGACGTGCCGCAGCAGCAGGCACCCGAGCGGGCCGGCCACGCTCCCATGACCGACGGCCCCGGCGGCGGTTCGGCCTCCTGGGCGCAGCAGGTCCACCGACTCGCCCGGGAGACCGACAACGACCCGCCCGTCACCCCCTGGAAGCCGCCGGTCAACGACCCCTTCCTCGCGGCCGCCCAGGCGCAGGCGTCGGCCCGCCCGGCCTCGCTGGGCAAGCGGTTCGCCGCCCGGCTGATCGACACCGTGCTGCTCGGCGCGGTCGTCGGAGCCGTGGCCGTACCGGTCGGCTCGCAGGCGCTCGCGCACATCAACGACAAGATCGACGCGGCGAAGCAGTCCGGTGAGACGGTCACCGTCTGGCTGATCGACGGCACCACCTCCGTCCATCTCGCGATCATCCTGGGCGCCCTGCTGGTGTTCGGGGTGCTGTACGAGGCGTTGCCGACGGCGAAGTGGGGCCGCACGCTGGGCAAGAAGGTCTGCGGTCTGTCGGTCATGGACATCGAGTCCCACGACCCTCCGTCGTTCGGTGCCGCGCTGCGCCGCTGGCTCGTCTACGGCGTGCTCGGCGTCATCGCGGTCGGCGTCGTCAACGTCCTGTGGTGTCTGTTCGACCGGCCCTGGCGGCAGTGCTGGCACGACAAGGCGGCGCACACCTTCGTCACCGGCTGA
- a CDS encoding SsgA family sporulation/cell division regulator, which translates to MHSVVERELELKLVLSPERSVPVPARLTYRTDDPYAVHVTFHVGSDSPVKWTFARELLVEGVFRPCGHGDVRVWPTKVDGRNVVLMALSSPDGDALLEAVATVVSAWLERTLRVVPPGSESERLGIDDGLAELLAPTPADDLWLRSPWPSDESQEGDAHA; encoded by the coding sequence ATGCACTCAGTGGTGGAACGCGAACTGGAGCTGAAACTCGTACTGTCGCCCGAGCGGAGCGTCCCCGTTCCGGCCCGGCTGACCTATCGCACGGACGATCCGTACGCCGTGCACGTCACTTTCCACGTCGGCTCCGACAGTCCGGTCAAGTGGACCTTCGCACGGGAGCTGCTGGTGGAGGGGGTGTTCCGGCCGTGCGGCCACGGCGATGTCCGGGTCTGGCCGACCAAGGTCGACGGCAGAAACGTCGTCCTGATGGCGCTCAGCTCACCGGACGGCGACGCGCTGCTGGAGGCGGTGGCCACGGTGGTGTCGGCCTGGCTGGAGCGGACGCTGCGGGTGGTTCCCCCGGGCTCCGAGTCCGAGCGGCTGGGCATCGACGACGGTCTCGCCGAGCTGCTGGCGCCCACCCCGGCCGACGATCTGTGGCTGCGCAGCCCCTGGCCGTCGGACGAGTCGCAGGAGGGCGACGCCCATGCGTGA
- a CDS encoding VOC family protein — protein MPARLDHTIVHARDRFAAARFLTELIDEPEPKAFGPFASVALSGGVTLDYYDRSGDAEIVSQHLAFLVSEEEFDAIFARITERELPYWADPAHAEPQRINHLFGGRGVYIDDPDGHSIEFITHTYV, from the coding sequence GTGCCCGCACGCCTCGACCACACCATCGTCCATGCCCGTGACCGCTTCGCCGCCGCCCGCTTTCTCACCGAACTCATCGACGAACCCGAGCCGAAGGCCTTCGGCCCCTTCGCGAGTGTCGCCCTGAGCGGCGGGGTCACGCTCGACTACTACGACCGGAGCGGGGACGCCGAGATCGTCTCCCAGCATCTGGCGTTCCTCGTCTCCGAGGAGGAGTTCGACGCGATCTTCGCGCGGATCACGGAGCGGGAACTGCCGTACTGGGCCGACCCGGCGCACGCCGAGCCGCAGCGGATCAACCACCTGTTCGGTGGCCGCGGGGTGTACATCGACGACCCCGACGGCCACTCCATCGAGTTCATCACCCATACCTACGTCTGA
- a CDS encoding FAD-binding oxidoreductase produces the protein MDDLLERLRSGLPADALITDPDVTASYGHDMASFCEAGTPAVVVLPRTVEHVQHVMRTATELRVPVVPQGARTGLSGAANASDGCIVLSLTKMDRILEISPVDRIAVVEPGVVNAVLSRAVNEHGLYYPPDPSSWEMCTIGGNIGTASGGLCCVKYGVTAEYVLGLDVVLADGRLLSTGRRTAKGVAGYDLTRLFVGSEGSLGIVVKAVLALRPQPPAQLVLAAEFDSAAAACDAVCAIMERGHTPSLLELMDRTTLRAVNAMANMGLPETTEALLLAAFDTPEPAADLAAVGVLCKAAGATEVVPADTVAESELLLQARRMSLTALETVKTATMIDDVCVPRSKLGAMLEGTAGIAEKYDLTIGVCAHAGDGNTHPVVCFDHTDADESRRARESFDEIMALGLELGGTITGEHGVGVLKKEWLARELGPVGVELQRGIKATFDPLGILNPGKLF, from the coding sequence ATGGACGATCTTCTCGAACGGCTGCGTTCCGGCCTGCCCGCCGATGCCCTCATCACCGATCCGGATGTGACGGCGTCGTACGGACACGACATGGCGAGCTTCTGCGAGGCGGGCACACCCGCGGTCGTGGTCCTCCCGCGCACGGTGGAACACGTGCAGCACGTCATGCGCACCGCGACCGAACTGCGTGTCCCGGTCGTTCCCCAGGGCGCCCGCACCGGCCTGTCCGGCGCCGCGAATGCCTCGGACGGGTGCATCGTGCTCTCGCTCACGAAAATGGACCGGATCCTGGAGATCAGTCCGGTCGACCGGATCGCCGTCGTGGAGCCCGGGGTCGTCAACGCCGTGCTCTCCCGCGCGGTCAACGAACACGGGCTCTACTACCCGCCGGACCCCTCCAGCTGGGAGATGTGCACGATCGGGGGGAACATCGGCACCGCGTCCGGCGGACTGTGCTGCGTCAAGTACGGCGTGACCGCGGAGTACGTGCTCGGCCTGGACGTCGTCCTCGCCGACGGCCGGCTGCTGAGCACCGGCCGCCGCACCGCCAAGGGCGTCGCGGGCTACGACCTCACCAGGCTCTTCGTCGGCTCCGAGGGCAGCCTCGGCATCGTTGTCAAAGCGGTGCTGGCCCTCAGGCCGCAGCCGCCCGCCCAGCTGGTGCTGGCGGCGGAGTTCGACTCGGCGGCGGCCGCCTGCGACGCGGTCTGCGCGATCATGGAGCGCGGCCACACCCCGTCGCTGCTGGAGCTCATGGACCGCACGACGCTGCGGGCGGTCAACGCCATGGCGAACATGGGGCTGCCCGAGACGACCGAGGCCCTGCTGCTGGCCGCCTTCGACACCCCGGAGCCGGCCGCCGACCTCGCCGCCGTCGGAGTGCTGTGCAAGGCCGCGGGTGCCACCGAGGTCGTCCCGGCCGACACGGTCGCCGAGTCGGAACTGCTCCTCCAGGCGCGCAGGATGTCGCTCACCGCGCTGGAGACCGTGAAGACGGCGACCATGATCGACGACGTCTGCGTACCGCGCTCGAAGCTCGGCGCGATGCTGGAGGGCACGGCCGGCATCGCGGAGAAGTACGACCTCACCATCGGCGTCTGCGCCCACGCGGGAGACGGCAACACCCACCCCGTCGTCTGCTTCGACCACACCGACGCCGACGAGTCCCGAAGGGCCCGCGAGTCGTTCGACGAGATCATGGCGCTCGGCCTCGAACTCGGCGGCACGATCACCGGCGAGCACGGCGTCGGCGTTCTGAAGAAGGAGTGGCTCGCGCGCGAACTCGGGCCGGTGGGAGTGGAGTTGCAGCGCGGCATCAAGGCCACCTTCGACCCGCTCGGCATCCTCAACCCCGGCAAGCTCTTCTGA
- a CDS encoding tetratricopeptide repeat protein produces MNSEHLKTAAISTLVAATLVTGVVVLVPARDELGPRPAPGSPGARALAATATGIPAALDDLTALIAERERWLQAHPRDGDSWALLGSAYVERGMRLADWTAFPKAESALHRSLEALPAEEGNTEALIGLATLANARQDFVTARALAERAVKQRPKRWTAYPALIEACNGLGDYKAVIKAMDTLTSLHTGSQALGLAARVYRNRGWREDAAATAYDAVGSASNRAEKAVALQQLGDLAWERGEPQEAVEAYDRALKLAPDHHPALASRARALAALGRTDEAFRDYQAALEELPLPQYALEAGELYESLGLNGDAQSQYELMRTSATKAGEHGVNQELVLALYEADHGDPEAAVRRLEGEWNRKHRSIQVADALGWALFKAGRAKEALPYAKRATDEGLRSPQFSYHRGEIERELGLWGPARRHLAEALRINPHFSPLLAPLATDALAALGELPDGGPKKVTGEERDADPVQGDGVTGGPVRPKQEPSERARSGSATPSADGAGTGYGAGAGTGSSGTDASGAGSSATGSSGSHSGGTGRGTSQGSGAGQQAPPSQQSPGQSAGTAPRQNANAQPPASGGPGNARPGGN; encoded by the coding sequence ATGAACAGCGAACATCTGAAGACCGCCGCGATCAGCACCCTGGTCGCCGCGACGCTGGTCACCGGAGTCGTCGTGCTGGTTCCCGCCCGCGACGAGCTGGGCCCCCGCCCGGCACCCGGCAGCCCCGGCGCCCGGGCGCTGGCCGCCACGGCGACGGGCATTCCGGCCGCCCTCGACGACCTGACCGCTCTGATCGCCGAGCGGGAGCGCTGGCTCCAGGCGCACCCCCGGGACGGGGACTCGTGGGCACTGCTCGGCTCCGCGTATGTGGAGCGGGGCATGCGGCTCGCCGACTGGACCGCGTTCCCGAAGGCCGAGAGCGCCCTGCACAGGTCTCTGGAGGCGCTGCCGGCGGAGGAGGGCAACACCGAGGCCCTCATCGGCCTCGCCACTCTGGCCAACGCCCGGCAGGACTTCGTCACCGCCCGCGCCCTGGCCGAGCGAGCGGTCAAGCAGCGGCCGAAGCGGTGGACGGCGTACCCGGCACTGATCGAGGCCTGCAACGGCCTCGGCGACTACAAGGCAGTCATCAAGGCGATGGACACCCTCACGTCGCTGCACACGGGGTCGCAGGCGCTGGGGCTGGCCGCGCGGGTCTACCGCAACCGCGGCTGGCGCGAGGACGCGGCAGCCACCGCGTACGACGCCGTGGGCAGCGCCTCGAACCGCGCGGAGAAGGCGGTCGCCCTCCAGCAGCTGGGCGATCTGGCCTGGGAGCGCGGGGAGCCGCAGGAGGCCGTCGAGGCCTACGACCGTGCCCTGAAACTCGCGCCGGACCACCACCCGGCCCTGGCGTCGCGGGCCCGCGCGCTGGCGGCACTCGGCCGTACCGACGAGGCCTTCCGCGACTACCAGGCGGCTCTGGAGGAGCTTCCGCTGCCGCAGTACGCCCTGGAGGCGGGCGAGTTGTACGAGTCGCTCGGGCTGAACGGGGACGCCCAGTCGCAGTACGAGCTGATGCGCACCTCGGCCACGAAGGCCGGCGAGCACGGCGTGAACCAGGAACTGGTGCTCGCGCTGTACGAGGCGGACCACGGCGACCCCGAGGCCGCCGTGCGCCGGCTCGAGGGCGAGTGGAACCGCAAGCACCGCAGCATCCAGGTCGCGGACGCGCTGGGCTGGGCCCTGTTCAAGGCGGGCCGGGCGAAGGAGGCGCTGCCGTACGCGAAGAGGGCGACGGACGAGGGCCTGCGCAGCCCGCAGTTCTCCTACCACCGGGGGGAGATCGAGCGGGAGCTCGGTCTGTGGGGTCCGGCCCGCCGGCACCTCGCGGAGGCGCTGCGGATCAATCCGCACTTCTCGCCGCTGCTGGCTCCGCTGGCCACGGACGCCCTCGCCGCGCTCGGGGAACTGCCGGACGGCGGTCCCAAGAAGGTGACCGGGGAGGAGCGGGACGCGGATCCCGTGCAGGGCGACGGGGTCACGGGCGGCCCGGTGAGGCCTAAGCAGGAACCCTCCGAGCGGGCCCGGTCGGGCAGCGCGACCCCGTCCGCCGACGGAGCGGGGACGGGGTACGGAGCAGGCGCGGGCACGGGCTCGTCCGGTACGGATGCCTCCGGTGCGGGATCGTCCGCGACCGGCTCCTCGGGCTCGCACTCCGGCGGTACGGGCCGGGGGACGAGCCAGGGCTCCGGTGCCGGGCAGCAGGCACCGCCGTCGCAGCAGTCCCCCGGGCAGTCCGCGGGCACCGCGCCGCGGCAGAACGCGAACGCCCAGCCGCCGGCGTCCGGCGGGCCCGGCAACGCGCGGCCGGGGGGCAACTGA
- a CDS encoding class F sortase, producing the protein MTPPHRPGQPAFGQARTGASRAPARPLRATALALALLAAVTGCSAAADEDPAAGTPRASATAPSDPARQQKADPAPKRKADPVEVSIPSIGVTGPLMRLGLNRDGTVEVPPADRGMTAGWYTGAAVPGDSGAAVIIGHNDTRHGRAVFHDLRKIARGADIAVRNAAGATAHFTVTATETVSKQAFPTERVYGRTAGRELRLITCDGAFDAQGHPVDNLIVYATLR; encoded by the coding sequence ATGACCCCGCCGCACCGTCCCGGTCAGCCCGCCTTCGGGCAGGCGCGGACCGGCGCGTCCCGCGCACCCGCCCGTCCCCTTCGTGCCACCGCCCTCGCCCTCGCCCTTCTCGCCGCCGTCACCGGCTGCTCCGCGGCGGCCGACGAGGACCCGGCCGCGGGCACACCGCGCGCCTCCGCCACAGCGCCCTCCGATCCCGCCCGTCAGCAGAAGGCCGACCCCGCCCCGAAGCGGAAAGCCGACCCCGTGGAGGTGAGCATCCCCTCGATCGGTGTGACCGGCCCGCTGATGCGACTCGGCCTCAACCGGGACGGCACCGTCGAAGTCCCGCCCGCGGACCGGGGCATGACCGCGGGCTGGTACACCGGCGCGGCCGTCCCGGGCGACAGCGGGGCCGCCGTGATCATCGGTCACAACGACACCCGCCACGGCCGCGCCGTCTTCCACGACCTCCGGAAGATCGCCCGGGGCGCGGACATAGCGGTGCGCAACGCCGCGGGAGCGACCGCCCACTTCACCGTCACCGCCACGGAGACGGTCAGCAAGCAGGCCTTTCCCACCGAACGGGTCTACGGCCGCACGGCGGGCCGCGAGCTGCGGCTGATCACCTGCGACGGAGCCTTCGACGCGCAGGGCCACCCGGTCGACAACCTCATCGTCTACGCCACCCTCCGCTGA
- a CDS encoding ATP-binding protein translates to MRFRSRERQPGRGERRLPLRKSLLGRLLAVSALVAACSVAATAWLAVQTTSGAIRQEQGQNLTDDARIYHALLGRAATHPQWDGVEPAVRALARKYGRRIALTTQSRAPIADSATEKTPPALPPQPSAVVDPLSADSALTPATEQSGGGPADRIDPRAVGPFRLPAAEGAQLQKTADRVVSCLREYGLASDILRTPSGRPRIQVVGNDIDRIEGTRCPLDVLDEPTRSERAALATLNKLADACLDRQGRAGVRLGLDLSWKRDTEARPVPRQSAESGGLPTPGEPAPAEPAPVVRGPAGSLEDRAIASCVGTARREQLSSYVSSPALLFIGDPDSTTVPGFDLSPANTARIAGAAALVLALTVGASLLAATRLVRPLRALTGAAQRMKDGETTAPVAVTADNEIGRLAAAFNDMSAHRARLEAQRRAMVSDVAHELRTPLSNIRGWLEAAEDGLADPDPAFVSSLLEEAVQLQHIIDDLQDLAEADAGALRLHPEPVQIDELLGQVAAAHQARAETAGVTLAVSVPGGTPALTADPVRLRQAVGNLVSNALRHTGTGGTVTLRARGSDGGDEVAVEVADTGSGIPADDLPYVFDRFWRAEKSRSRRTGGSGLGLAIVRKLAEGHGGSAEAASTEGQGSVFTLRLPVSPPVPGRREAPGNPDTPITAI, encoded by the coding sequence GTGCGGTTCCGTAGCCGTGAGCGGCAGCCCGGCCGCGGCGAGCGGCGGCTGCCGCTGCGCAAGAGTCTGCTGGGCCGTCTGCTCGCCGTCTCCGCGCTGGTGGCCGCCTGTTCGGTGGCGGCGACCGCCTGGCTGGCCGTGCAGACCACCTCCGGTGCCATCAGGCAGGAGCAGGGCCAGAACCTCACCGACGACGCCCGGATCTACCACGCGCTGCTCGGCCGCGCGGCGACGCACCCGCAGTGGGACGGTGTCGAGCCGGCCGTGCGGGCGCTGGCCCGGAAGTACGGCCGACGCATCGCGCTGACCACGCAGAGCCGTGCCCCCATCGCCGACTCCGCGACCGAGAAGACACCGCCCGCGCTGCCGCCCCAGCCCTCGGCCGTCGTCGACCCGCTCTCCGCCGACAGCGCGCTCACCCCCGCGACCGAGCAGAGCGGCGGCGGCCCGGCGGACCGTATCGACCCGCGTGCGGTGGGACCGTTCCGGCTGCCCGCCGCCGAAGGGGCACAGCTGCAGAAGACCGCCGACAGGGTCGTGAGCTGTCTGCGCGAGTACGGACTGGCCTCGGACATCCTGCGAACTCCCAGCGGCCGCCCCCGTATCCAGGTCGTCGGCAACGACATCGACCGGATCGAGGGCACCCGCTGCCCGCTCGACGTCCTGGACGAACCCACCCGCAGCGAACGCGCCGCGCTCGCCACCCTCAACAAACTGGCCGACGCCTGCCTGGACCGGCAGGGCCGCGCGGGCGTCCGGCTCGGCCTGGACCTGTCCTGGAAGCGCGACACCGAGGCCCGCCCGGTCCCGCGCCAGTCCGCGGAATCCGGCGGACTGCCCACCCCGGGCGAGCCCGCGCCGGCCGAGCCCGCGCCGGTCGTACGCGGCCCGGCGGGCAGCCTGGAGGACCGGGCCATCGCCTCCTGCGTGGGCACCGCCCGACGCGAACAGCTCAGCTCCTACGTCTCCTCGCCCGCGCTGCTGTTCATCGGCGACCCCGACAGCACCACCGTCCCCGGCTTCGACCTCTCCCCCGCGAACACCGCACGCATCGCGGGCGCCGCAGCCCTCGTCCTCGCCCTCACCGTCGGCGCCTCCCTGCTCGCCGCCACCCGCCTCGTGCGGCCGCTGCGCGCGCTGACCGGGGCGGCGCAGCGGATGAAGGACGGCGAGACGACGGCGCCGGTGGCGGTCACCGCGGACAACGAGATCGGGCGGCTGGCCGCGGCGTTCAACGACATGTCCGCCCACCGCGCCCGGCTGGAGGCCCAGCGCCGGGCCATGGTCAGCGACGTCGCGCACGAACTGCGCACCCCGCTGAGCAACATCCGCGGCTGGCTGGAGGCGGCCGAGGACGGACTCGCCGACCCCGACCCGGCGTTCGTGTCCTCGCTGCTGGAGGAGGCGGTGCAGCTCCAGCACATCATCGACGACCTCCAGGACCTGGCCGAGGCCGACGCGGGCGCCCTGCGCCTGCACCCCGAGCCGGTACAGATCGACGAGCTGCTCGGCCAGGTCGCGGCCGCGCACCAGGCACGGGCGGAGACGGCCGGTGTCACGCTGGCGGTCTCGGTGCCCGGCGGCACACCGGCGCTGACCGCGGACCCCGTGCGGCTGCGGCAGGCCGTCGGCAACCTCGTCTCCAACGCCCTGCGCCACACCGGGACCGGCGGCACCGTCACCCTGCGCGCCCGGGGCTCCGACGGCGGGGACGAGGTGGCCGTGGAGGTCGCCGACACCGGCAGCGGTATCCCGGCGGACGACCTGCCGTACGTCTTCGACCGTTTCTGGCGCGCGGAGAAGTCGCGCAGCCGGCGCACCGGCGGCAGCGGTCTCGGACTGGCGATCGTGCGCAAACTGGCGGAAGGGCACGGCGGTTCGGCAGAGGCGGCCAGCACCGAGGGGCAGGGGTCGGTGTTCACGCTCCGGCTCCCGGTGAGCCCGCCCGTCCCTGGCCGGCGGGAGGCCCCCGGCAACCCTGATACGCCCATCACAGCGATCTGA
- a CDS encoding response regulator transcription factor: MVAEDDEKQAELVRRYLEREGHTVTLVRDGRAAVEEIRHRAPDLLVLDVMMPKTDGLDVLRILRAETYELPVLMLTARSTEDDLLLGLDLGADDYMTKPYSPRELMARVRTLLRRTRPPAARPAAEPVLAVGTLVVDPHRHEVSVDGARVECTPGEFRILAAMAAEPGRVFTRQRLLEELHGYARYIGDRTVDVHIMNLRKKIEPAPRRPARLLTVFGVGYKLADPAKGAGRAVP; encoded by the coding sequence ATGGTCGCCGAGGACGACGAGAAGCAGGCCGAACTGGTCCGCCGCTATCTGGAACGCGAGGGCCACACGGTCACGCTCGTACGCGACGGCCGCGCCGCCGTGGAGGAGATCCGCCACAGAGCGCCCGACCTGCTCGTCCTCGACGTGATGATGCCGAAGACCGACGGTCTGGACGTCCTGCGCATCCTGCGGGCGGAGACGTACGAACTGCCGGTTCTGATGCTCACCGCCCGCTCCACCGAGGACGATCTGCTGCTCGGCCTCGACCTCGGGGCCGACGACTACATGACCAAGCCCTACAGCCCGCGCGAACTGATGGCGCGGGTCCGTACGCTGCTGCGCCGGACCCGTCCGCCCGCCGCGCGGCCGGCGGCCGAGCCCGTCCTCGCGGTGGGCACCCTCGTCGTCGACCCGCACCGCCACGAGGTGAGCGTCGACGGCGCACGCGTCGAGTGCACGCCCGGTGAGTTCCGCATCCTGGCCGCGATGGCCGCCGAGCCGGGACGCGTCTTCACCCGGCAGCGGCTCCTGGAGGAACTGCACGGCTACGCCCGCTACATCGGCGACCGGACCGTCGACGTGCACATCATGAATCTGCGCAAGAAGATCGAGCCCGCCCCGCGGCGGCCCGCCCGCCTCCTGACCGTCTTCGGCGTCGGCTACAAGCTCGCGGACCCGGCGAAGGGCGCCGGCCGTGCGGTTCCGTAG